The sequence CGCTGCCTCAACAAGCAAAGATTCCCACCGTCTGAGCCATACCTTCTTCTCGCTGCTCCCTCCCACTTCCCAGctaccacctccctctctctgtgacCCACTACAGCCCTCTCTGTCCCTGAATTCCCACCGGCCTCTACACCCTTACCAATCTTCTTGTTCGTGTCTCTGTtagcccctccagcccctacaccacctctgtGAGCCAGTCTAGTTACTACACACTTCCCCATCTTTTGGAATCGCTATGGTTCCTACACTATTCTTCATCTCTGTAATCTGCTCCAGCTCCTACACTCCTTCCCATATCTGTGACCCGTCCGGCACCTACATTCCTCCAATCTCTGTAACACCTTCCAACACCTACCCACGTCCCCTTCTCTGTGACCCGATCTGGCCTCTAAACCCTTCCCTGCCTCTGTGTCCACCTTGAGTCCATGTCTTTAACTCACCGCTCTGGGCCCTAGACCCTCCCCAACCCTGTGATCATCACCAGCCCCTTTACCCCTCTCTGTATCTGTGATCCCCTCTGGCCCCTGCTCCCCTTTCTATCTCTGTGACCCTTTTCACTTAGGTGATACCTTTCTCAGTGGTGACCTCTGTTGATAAAATATTGCCCCCTCCCCCGATCTGCAGGTGAGAGGTAGTCTGGGAGGTGCTTGATGGGGACATGGGGAGCGCAAGTCGCAGTAATACAGAGATTAATCGTCTCGAAGTCCGGTATGGACAAGAATATTTGTACATTGTAATGGGTCGATCAGGGCTGAGGGAGATTAGAGCCGAGTGCTGTCCTGTTTACCAGCGACAGTGACTGACATTtgatctatctctctatctctctctccctctctctgttcttCTTCCTTCTATTGCACCTTCTCTTTCCACttttcttatttatttcttttttctgttttattttttcttcttacctctttctctcaccttttcctttccctttccctctcctattCTCCATATTCGCCTATCACTCTtgctcctccctctcttctttcACACTTTCTTCTCTGCTCCTTTCTCCTCctcttttttcttcctctctcctccctctcatctctcgctcaccttcctcttcttcattcGTTCTTTCATTCTCagtcttcatattttatctttcccctttTCATTCGTTTCCTATTTCTCCTTTCACTTTCGCTgtccctctctccactccccaatctctctcttCAATTTCTACCctctctcattttctctctctcctgtcatCCGTCAGGCGACTCAGCCCACTCTCCCTCTCGACAATCACTCCTCTCCCTTACCCTCTCTTACTAGATCTCACtctcgatctctctgtccctccatcttcctccctcccccctcctctcactGCACTCCTCCCtcgacacccccctcccccgcagGAAACGGACCCATCCAACTCTGGCAATTCCTGCTGGAGTTGCTCCTGGACAAATCCTGTCAGTCCTTCATCAGCTGGACTGGAAACGGCTGGGAGTTTAAACTCTCCGATCCTGATGAGGTGAGATGCTTTCCGTCAGCCAGATGGAACTGGAATTGgggttggaattggtttattgttgacaCAGGTACCGAGATGCAATCTTGTTTATACAGATAACAAGTACAAAGtgaattgaggtagaacaagctaAAACAGAAACAATTCGGAATAAAGTGTAAATAAAGACACGAAAAGTGCAGTGCGGTGCACTGCGCAAAgttataacgaggtagattgtgaggtcaagagtccatattttcaagagcctgataacagtgaggtagaaactcactttgagcctggtggtatgtgcttttcaGGTTTGTATGTTTCTTTTGCCCGATGTgacaggggagaagagagaatgtccaaccTCCGTACTCAAGAAAAGAGGAATGTATCACAGAGGGAGCGCAGTGCAGATTCAGCTGAAGCGTAttgagtaggttaattgtcagTAGCCTCTGTGCCACTGATTCCATATCTGATCACTGTTCACAGTTCTGTTCCCCTTATCAACGGATGCACTTGCCTGAGAGGGAGTGTGATGAAAAGTCAGCAGACAGGCTTTGAAAATGCGCAGATTTGCAGACGGAAAGAGATGAAATAGTCTTGGACTATTATTGTGACATGTACCGCGATAGagtgaaaaacttttgttttgcatgtcatccacgCCTATCATTTAATTACATCAGTTCATCGAGATTGTACAAGGGAAAAAAACAGAATGAAGAAAAAAGTGTGAAGgttaaagtgcagtgcagtgcagCCAGACAATAATGTGAAAGGGCGATAACGAGGTAatttgtgaggccaagagtcgaTCTTATCGTATAagtggaatcaaatttttaactgcaagatagaagctgtccttgagcctggcggtcCGTATCTGATTTGATCTGAACCAAGCACCAGTACTAACAGgaattcttctctctctttctcctcttctcctcGCTGCTCTTCTCACTCCACTCTCCTCGTAGCTCTCTCTagcatccctctctccctccctctctttccccctccctctcccctccccgctctctctctccatcggcCCCTCCTCGCCCCTCCCCTCTCAGGTGGCCAAACGTTGGGGCAATCGGAAGAACAAACCTAAGATGAACTATGAGAAGCTGAGTCGTTGTCTCAGGTACTATTACCACCGGGACATCATTCAGAAGACGTCAGGCAAACGCTACGTCTATCAATTTGCCTGTGACGTCCAAGGCCTTCTGGGAAAGACACCCCAGGAAATCCACGCTCATCTGAATGTCAAGCCAGGGCCGGGACCTTGAGGAATTAAAGCCATTTTTTTCGTGTTACTTAACATAAGGTTTGAAGACAGAGAGTGACACATTGGATTCACTTGAAAATTGGAACTGGTAGAAGGTCTAATTTTAGAGTCACTCAGCActcaaacaggcccttcggcccaactcgttTATGCTGTCCATCCAAGCTCGTCCAATTTTCCTGCACTTGGCCCTCAAAACCGTTCCTAttcctgtacctatccaagtgtttataaatgctgttattgtacctgcatcaaccacttcctctggcaattcGTTCCATATATAGACTGCACTCTGTGTGAAGCAGTTACTCCTCACGTCAACTGTAATTCTTTCTCctcacaccttaaacctgtgccctcgaGCTTTAGACTGCTCTGCCTTAGTGTAAAGCACTGTGTCCGTCCGCTTTATCTACGCCCCTCATAGTTTTATAAACatctaaaaggtcacctctcagcctccttcactccagggaaaacagtgcCAGACGCATCAATGAAAGGGAataaacattttgggttgaggctcttcatcaggactggaaggaaaagtGGCACAAGCCAGAAGAAgaaggttggggtggggggacagCAAGGAGtaaatctggcaggtgatagttcAATCGAGCTGAGACGGGGAAGGtaggagggtgggggagtggtgaCAAAGTGATTGATGTGTGAaacgaggaggtgataggtggaagaagagaGGGTCTGACAGGAAAGGACGGTGGATATAGAATGAAGGGGAGGGGCTGGGAACCAGACTGAAGAAAGCGTGGGCTGGttatgatggtggggaggggagagtgggtgagAGGGCAAACAGAATGAGAGAAAAAAGGGGATGAGTGTCGAAGATAGAAACAGAGGGGAGTGGATACTagaggttagagaaatcaatgttcatgccaacaagCTGGAAACTACCAAGATAGAATACAGGGGCCACAcagattgctggagaaactcggcaagtcaggtcGAAGCTAAGCGGGGCAATAAaccgttgacattttgggtcaagatccttcattaggactagaaagaaaggggCTGCAGCCaaataagaaggtgtgggaggggaaggagtaagtAAGGAGGAGGTGGAATTTTACTGAAGGTTAGAGAAATCGACCTTCATGCTATCAGGTCGGAGGCCACTCAGACTGTATATGTGGTGAtgctctccaacctgagtttggcctcctcatagcagttgaggaggccatgggcaAACATAATGGAATTGGAATGGACGGCCACCTGGATGTCCTGTCAAAGCAGCCCCCaaatctgcatcgggtctcactgatgtagaggaggccacacgaGGAATACTGGGTATAGTAGATGGCCCCATGAGACTTGCAAGTGAAGTGTTATCTTACCTGGAAGATCTGTTTAGgcacctgaatggtggtgagcgAGAAAGTGAAGGGACAGGTGTATCACTTGTCCCGCTTACAGGGGTAAGAgcaaggagagagatcagtggagagggacgaagacaaagttcaaaagttcaaagtacatatgtgtcattatatacaaccccgagattcattttcttgtgggcattctcagcaaatctatagaatagtaactataacaggatcaaccagagtgcagaagacaagaaaaggtgcaactgcaaatataaacaaataacaataagtaatgagaacatgagataatgagataaagcgtatttgaaagtgagatcattgattgtgggaacatttcaatgatggggcaagtgaagacgAGTGTATTtacctcttttgttcaagagcctgatggttgaggggtagtaactgttcctggacctggtggtgagagtcccatgacccttgtaccttcttcctgacggcagctgcgagaagagagcatgatctgtggggtggggatctctgatgatcaAAGCTGCTCTCCTACGTCAGCGTTTCATGTGCgaaatggttgggagggctttacccgttatgtaccgggccgaatccactacagtttgcaggattttccgttcaaagacattggtgtttccgtactagtaaatatattctccactacacatatgTGGGTGTTTGTCCAAGTTTTGGATGTCGTGTTGAATTTCTGCAAACTCCCAAAGAAGTaaaggcgctgccgtgctttcttcacatttgcatttacgtgctggggCCAGGAATTTTAAGCTGCTAACACTCTCTACCTCAAATCCTCcgctgaggactggctcatgggcttcTTGTCTTGGGCTATAATAACTTCCTTGTTCTTGGTCTTGCAAATTGAGTcagaagttgttgttatgacaccactcagccagcgaGAAAAGTTAGTCATGTagagtgatattaaaactgattatgGATATAGATTATGATTTAGACTACAAAACGGattagaatgaggccatttggcccatcgagtctgcttcacagTTCCATCATCGCTgttttattacccctctcaaccccattcttccgcCTTCTAATTAGGCACCAATCAACcaccgttttaaatatactcaatggcttaGCCTCCAGAaccggcaatgaatttcacagattcatcggtctctggttaaagaaattcctcctcacctctgttctaaagaggcgTCCTTCTATTGTGAGTCtgtgccctccccccacctttctgttttccgcagggatcgctccctacgcgactcccttgtccattcattccccccaccccccagcccttcccaccgatcttcctcccggcacttatccttgtaagcggaacaagtgctatacctgcccttacacttcctccctcaccaccattcagggccccagacagtccttccaggtgaggcgacacttcacctgtgaatttaaaaacgcaaacacgaggaaatctgcagatgctggaaattcaagcagcacacacaaaatgctggtggaacgcagcaggtcaggcagcatctacaggaagcgCTACAGTCGAAGTTTTCGGCCGAGACCGTttgtcaggacaaagggtctcggcccgaaacgtcgactatacctcttcctatagacgctgcctgacctgctgcattccaccagcattttgtgtgtgttgcttcacctgtgagtcggctggtgagATATACtgaatccggtgctcccggtgtggccttctatatattggtgagacccgacgcagactgggagaccgtttcgctgaacacctatgctctgtccgccagagaaagcaggatctcccagtggccacacattttaattccacgtcccattcccattatgatatgtcaatccatggcctcctctactgtaaagatgaagccacactcaggttggaggaacaacaccttatattccgtctgggtagcctccaaactgatggcatgaacattgatttctctaacttgtttaattcccctcctccccttcttaacccatccgttacttatgttgattccccccccctttttttctctccatccctctcacaatcactccttgcttcctctccatcttcctctgggctcccctcccgctttctttctccctaggcctcctgtcccatgatcctctcccttctccaaccctgtttcgcttttgtcaatcaactttccagttcttagcttcatacctccccctcctgtcttctcctatcatttcggatctcccccaccccctcccactttcaaatgtcttactatctcttctttcaattagtcctgatgaagggccttggccctaAACTTCGACTGTAgttcttcctgcagatgctgcctggcctgctgcgttccaccagcattttgtgtgtgttcctgttaTGTCTTACCTGATTTGGATGGTTATTTTATTTCTGATTAATAGATCTCACCTCACAGATGTGATTGCTCATTATCACGTGTTAAGCAATTAGGTTTCGTCATCAGGTCGGCCATTTTATATCTTTGTATGTTTCATTGGTAGTTCGAAGTCGAAGGAATTTCAATCAATGTTTGAATTTCCTTTCATTAGAACACCGGGAAGTACTGTCTTGAGTACTGTAACGCATTGGTGAATAACAAAACCGCTTCCAAATACAGCTACGCCGGAACTGGAGTTATAGGCCTGATCAGCTTGAGAAACGGGGAAAACTCGAGTGAGGGCAGAACAGCAGAACGACAACTCTTAACAGTGAATCCATCCGCGGTGAATAGATATTGAATCTGCGAGCTCCTGCGCGTCAGAAGTTGGAATATCCACCACGGAGAAAAGAAGCCTTGAAACCAGGTCAGTACGTTCAGATCGATTATCGAGACAGTCTAGCTGCAGATCTGTGGCAAGCATAGCGGGGCTGGAAGCCCGAGCGAGGGCCGAAGCAGCGCTAGCCTAGGCGTCGTTTGCACAAAGAACTTGATGATAAAGTGAGACGGGCTGAATTAGACGTCGAGAAACCCGCCTGGAAGCCACTTCAGAAGCAGTGCGGCATGAAAAGAGGCGGAGGCCGCTTTATCCGAGGCT comes from Mobula hypostoma chromosome 8, sMobHyp1.1, whole genome shotgun sequence and encodes:
- the LOC134351198 gene encoding protein C-ets-2-like, which translates into the protein MSANANLTKATCFTTVSKQGVERHIPITGPPVRAARVEWAQKRSQGAEFANIVRNGPIQLWQFLLELLLDKSCQSFISWTGNGWEFKLSDPDEVAKRWGNRKNKPKMNYEKLSRCLRYYYHRDIIQKTSGKRYVYQFACDVQGLLGKTPQEIHAHLNVKPGPGP